A genomic stretch from Candidatus Nitrososphaera gargensis Ga9.2 includes:
- the agl3 gene encoding UDP-sulfoquinovose synthase: MNVLILGIDGYIGWSLAMHLAKRGHNVSGIDDFERRKNVESVGSTSAIPILDMEERISSFKQIHEKDISFYEGNLLDYDFLQQVVRETKPDSIVHLAEQPSAPFSMIDREHAIYTQHNNIEGTLNVLYAMKEYVPDCHLVKLGTMGEYGTPNVDIPEGFFEIEFRGRKDTLPFPRQPGSLYHLSKVHDSGNVHFACRMWRLRSTDIMQGVVYGTRTAEMVDDSLMTRFDFDEWFGTVINRYCAEAVIGHPLTPYGSGGQKRGFIDLIDSVQCIRIAVENPPSRGEYRVFNQLDEIYSVSELAQYVVQVGKKLRLDVKIQPISNPRIEKEDHYYKVDREHLRNLGFRPTRRITETVEIMLTDLIKYRDRIMERSEVILPRTTWARGTGERMAEPRIWTKATALPQHSHTAAADASSYPHPTSSFATSSES, from the coding sequence ATGAATGTTCTCATCCTAGGGATAGATGGATACATAGGCTGGAGCTTGGCAATGCATTTGGCAAAAAGGGGTCATAATGTAAGTGGTATCGATGACTTTGAAAGGAGAAAAAATGTTGAATCCGTAGGTTCCACTTCTGCCATTCCTATCTTGGACATGGAAGAAAGGATCAGCTCCTTCAAGCAAATTCACGAAAAAGATATCTCGTTTTATGAAGGAAATCTTTTGGACTATGATTTTCTGCAGCAAGTCGTCAGAGAAACAAAGCCCGATTCGATAGTACATTTGGCTGAGCAACCATCAGCCCCTTTTAGCATGATAGATCGCGAGCATGCAATTTATACACAGCATAACAACATCGAGGGAACACTCAATGTATTGTATGCGATGAAAGAGTATGTCCCTGATTGCCATCTGGTCAAACTCGGGACAATGGGGGAATATGGCACTCCTAATGTAGATATTCCTGAAGGGTTTTTTGAAATAGAATTTAGAGGAAGGAAAGATACACTTCCTTTTCCAAGGCAGCCGGGAAGCCTGTACCACCTGAGCAAAGTGCATGACAGCGGAAACGTTCACTTTGCCTGCAGGATGTGGCGGCTTCGCTCTACAGACATCATGCAAGGAGTAGTTTATGGTACAAGGACTGCAGAAATGGTGGACGATTCATTGATGACAAGATTCGACTTTGACGAGTGGTTTGGAACCGTAATAAACAGATACTGCGCAGAGGCCGTCATAGGGCATCCTTTGACTCCATATGGCTCAGGAGGGCAAAAGAGGGGCTTTATTGACCTGATTGATTCTGTGCAATGCATAAGAATAGCGGTAGAGAATCCTCCAAGCAGGGGCGAATACCGCGTGTTCAATCAGCTGGACGAAATTTACAGCGTAAGCGAGCTTGCACAATATGTGGTCCAAGTAGGCAAAAAGCTTCGACTTGACGTCAAGATACAGCCAATATCGAATCCCAGAATAGAAAAGGAGGATCACTACTACAAGGTAGATCGCGAGCATTTGCGCAATCTTGGATTCCGCCCCACGAGGCGCATCACAGAAACCGTCGAGATCATGCTAACTGATCTGATAAAGTACAGGGACAGGATAATGGAAAGGAGCGAAGTGATACTGCCACGCACTACTTGGGCAAGAGGCACAGGTGAAAGAATGGCAGAACCAAGGATCTGGACAAAGGCGACAGCACTGCCGCAGCATTCTCATACTGCGGCAGCAGATGCTTCCTCGTATCCGCATCCGACTTCGTCATTTGCAACTTCATCTGAGTCATGA
- a CDS encoding PIG-L deacetylase family protein has translation MTTGRRIVMAIGAHPDDVELGMAGTVAKHGDRGDEVHMVICSLGIGGQSGDPKIREMEAKTAAGILGAKLHILDYPVVKLNRPSAEFEQLVRKAIEEIGPDRLYTHSPFDYHQVHESVSHCVTQAAQDVRQVLFYEVIPSTNPCFIPNAYVDITRYIDLKIKSVAAHNTQGKKWYMQPNALTSLAYTRYMLGKIGVRHDGMAEAFAIKKFIVEDIAEGAQKTAARGLAGKVTTTSAA, from the coding sequence TTGACAACAGGCCGAAGAATTGTAATGGCTATTGGCGCCCATCCTGACGACGTAGAGCTTGGGATGGCAGGGACGGTGGCCAAGCATGGCGATAGGGGAGATGAAGTGCATATGGTCATATGCAGTCTTGGAATTGGCGGGCAATCAGGAGATCCAAAAATAAGGGAGATGGAGGCCAAGACCGCTGCAGGAATTCTAGGAGCAAAACTTCATATTCTGGATTACCCTGTTGTCAAACTGAACAGGCCCTCTGCCGAGTTTGAGCAATTAGTCAGAAAAGCGATAGAGGAGATAGGCCCGGACAGGCTTTACACTCACAGTCCTTTTGACTATCATCAGGTGCACGAGTCCGTAAGTCATTGCGTAACCCAGGCAGCCCAGGATGTAAGACAGGTCTTGTTTTACGAAGTAATCCCTTCAACGAATCCATGCTTTATACCCAATGCCTACGTAGACATTACTCGATACATTGATCTAAAGATAAAGAGCGTGGCCGCCCATAACACGCAGGGCAAAAAGTGGTACATGCAACCTAATGCACTCACGTCACTTGCATATACAAGGTATATGCTTGGCAAGATAGGAGTGAGGCATGACGGCATGGCGGAAGCATTTGCGATAAAGAAGTTCATTGTGGAAGACATTGCAGAAGGCGCGCAGAAGACAGCGGCAAGAGGCTTGGCTGGCAAAGTGACAACAACGTCGGCTGCGTAG
- a CDS encoding ATP-grasp domain-containing protein translates to MERSIRTVVVPGAASPAGINTIKALRMAGFKGRILATDSCHLAAGFFIATSYEVMPRVNDEKNYANRLFDLVSKHKVEVLMPSSGYDIYPYSKYRRQLEEMGAKAVVSDLESLETCYDRVLTFRSLSEKFSCILPLTTTDPYEIKEFPIFAKPRREKGGHYAARIDDQNDLNYFISKFKNENKRGDIIFQEYLPGTEYTIDVLCDLEKNPLIAVPRIRLETTAGISTRGQVMRNPEIEQTCMSIAEHIGIRGPCCIQMKESSEGTMKVTEINPRMGGGTIFAALAGANFPDMILKMVEGKAVAIPKISEITVVRYFEEIIVQGRKQLMPRQ, encoded by the coding sequence TTGGAAAGGAGCATTCGCACAGTGGTGGTGCCGGGCGCTGCAAGTCCGGCCGGCATAAATACAATCAAGGCGCTAAGGATGGCAGGATTCAAAGGAAGAATCCTTGCAACAGATTCTTGCCATCTGGCGGCCGGCTTTTTCATTGCTACCTCTTATGAGGTAATGCCCAGAGTCAACGACGAAAAAAATTATGCCAACAGGCTCTTTGACCTAGTCAGCAAGCATAAAGTCGAGGTTCTCATGCCGTCTTCAGGGTATGACATTTACCCTTACAGCAAGTACAGGAGACAGTTAGAAGAGATGGGGGCGAAGGCAGTCGTCAGCGACTTAGAGAGCCTCGAAACATGCTATGACAGAGTACTGACCTTTAGAAGTCTTTCTGAGAAGTTCAGCTGCATATTGCCGCTTACAACGACCGATCCATATGAAATAAAGGAATTCCCAATTTTTGCAAAACCAAGGCGGGAAAAAGGCGGGCATTATGCGGCAAGAATTGATGATCAGAATGACCTCAATTATTTTATTTCCAAATTCAAGAACGAGAACAAAAGGGGAGACATAATATTTCAAGAATACCTGCCCGGCACCGAATATACAATCGACGTTCTTTGTGACCTAGAGAAGAACCCGTTAATTGCAGTTCCCCGGATCCGGTTGGAGACAACTGCAGGCATCTCAACAAGAGGCCAAGTAATGCGCAATCCAGAGATTGAGCAAACCTGCATGAGCATTGCAGAGCACATCGGCATCAGAGGACCCTGCTGCATCCAGATGAAAGAGTCCTCAGAAGGAACCATGAAGGTCACAGAAATCAACCCCCGGATGGGAGGTGGCACCATATTTGCAGCGCTGGCTGGCGCAAACTTTCCAGACATGATACTTAAGATGGTAGAAGGAAAAGCGGTCGCGATTCCCAAGATCTCGGAGATTACCGTAGTCAGGTACTTTGAAGAAATAATTGTACAAGGCAGAAAGCAGCTGATGCCACGCCAGTGA
- a CDS encoding PHP domain-containing protein, with amino-acid sequence MLNIKEDYHVHCNYNDHSSADLTVQNALKQAEKMGLKAIAFTEHVRRSSEWIPRYLAEVESAINSADDNKNAIKIIPGFEAKILADGSIDCPEYCAQKYFLVASFHTRYTDKKIWLNALEKAIENKNVDVIGHLFPENSFALEEDEVGRLARLMAANNKIVEINAKYHAPPNDWLKVFKRNGVRFHLGSDAHSLEAIGRFERVWDLIAIVS; translated from the coding sequence ATGCTCAACATCAAAGAGGATTACCATGTCCATTGTAACTACAACGATCACTCGTCAGCTGATCTTACAGTCCAGAATGCTCTAAAGCAGGCAGAAAAAATGGGCTTGAAGGCAATTGCGTTCACAGAGCATGTTAGAAGATCATCAGAATGGATACCGCGCTATCTGGCGGAAGTGGAATCTGCAATCAATAGTGCAGACGACAACAAGAATGCCATAAAGATAATTCCGGGATTTGAGGCCAAGATCTTGGCCGATGGTTCTATCGATTGCCCCGAATACTGCGCTCAAAAGTACTTCTTGGTAGCAAGCTTCCACACGCGCTACACGGACAAAAAGATCTGGTTAAACGCGTTGGAAAAAGCCATTGAAAACAAAAACGTCGACGTCATCGGCCATCTCTTCCCTGAAAATTCCTTTGCACTTGAAGAAGATGAGGTAGGGCGCCTTGCGCGGCTGATGGCGGCAAATAACAAAATAGTTGAAATTAATGCCAAGTACCATGCACCACCAAACGATTGGCTGAAGGTTTTCAAGAGGAATGGCGTCCGCTTCCATCTGGGAAGCGACGCACATAGCCTTGAAGCCATAGGTCGCTTTGAAAGGGTGTGGGATCTGATTGCCATAGTATCATAA
- a CDS encoding Ig-like domain-containing protein — protein MSIALLLSLATAATIVGTRTTTMNNTAGTESAGLFAGAYAATQQCEDTQIGKITASASTRSPTNAIDDNLDTRWTAQGKGSWIKADLGEHKVVCYIDIMWYKGDSRIYSFTIYTSENGSEWDTVYHGKSSGRTLDTERYDFADTTARWVKVRLDGNQWNYWHDITEIDVYTAAASAADTKAPDVEITSHANDSTIISSSSQITVQGTASDDMSGVKIVEVSVDGRAYVGATPKASGDWSSWSVSVDLGTPGTHEIVPRATDNAGNQALNPIRVTFQKDTTPTQDTTNPTVAITSPADGSTVSANEGKITIQGTASDSGSGVKMVEVKVNNGAYVEAVPRATGDWSSWTATVPVSSGSASITSRATDNAGNQGTSSISVTVAADNNNPPPPAATADKYFMATMLQYVDTDKQVNIYKPNMISSDKARIHVGLNKQVTNAQLNGLLSLPGSHGMEFFSLKEIKANAPHLKAKGIEFIDYDLEPGSGHSPSSDLSDPVASIRAASKAAHDNGLLFQCSPSKKITTNYGAQLAPYCDQYHIQAQSLQGSPAQYESFVKSTVTKLRQNNPDIVISVQLSTQRESANGMSLLETFKHDFARVADDVDGVSLWFSNNDSSLNVVESFAKWFDANYH, from the coding sequence TTGTCGATAGCATTACTTCTTTCGCTGGCAACAGCAGCGACCATTGTGGGAACAAGAACGACAACAATGAATAATACTGCAGGAACAGAATCGGCCGGACTTTTTGCCGGCGCGTACGCCGCTACGCAGCAATGCGAGGATACGCAGATAGGCAAAATTACTGCAAGTGCCAGTACCCGAAGTCCTACAAATGCAATAGACGACAATCTCGATACAAGGTGGACAGCTCAAGGCAAAGGATCTTGGATAAAAGCTGACCTAGGGGAGCACAAGGTAGTTTGCTACATCGATATAATGTGGTACAAAGGCGATTCACGCATATACAGCTTCACCATATACACATCCGAGAACGGCAGTGAATGGGACACGGTATACCACGGAAAGAGCAGCGGCAGGACTTTGGACACTGAAAGATACGATTTCGCAGACACTACTGCAAGATGGGTAAAGGTCAGACTTGACGGCAACCAATGGAACTATTGGCATGACATAACCGAAATAGATGTTTATACCGCCGCTGCTTCTGCTGCTGATACAAAGGCGCCGGACGTGGAGATAACAAGCCATGCGAACGACTCGACCATTATAAGTTCAAGCAGCCAAATCACAGTGCAAGGCACAGCTTCTGACGACATGTCCGGAGTCAAGATAGTAGAAGTAAGCGTGGATGGCCGTGCTTATGTGGGCGCGACGCCAAAAGCATCTGGAGACTGGTCTTCTTGGTCGGTATCTGTTGATCTGGGAACACCTGGTACGCACGAAATAGTTCCAAGGGCTACAGATAATGCGGGCAACCAGGCATTGAACCCAATACGTGTGACATTCCAGAAAGATACTACTCCTACCCAAGATACAACCAACCCGACGGTAGCAATAACAAGCCCTGCTGACGGCTCGACAGTAAGCGCCAACGAAGGCAAGATTACAATACAAGGGACCGCGTCTGATTCTGGCAGCGGAGTCAAGATGGTTGAAGTCAAGGTAAATAACGGGGCCTATGTTGAGGCAGTGCCAAGAGCTACAGGAGACTGGTCTTCTTGGACAGCTACAGTGCCGGTCTCTTCTGGCAGCGCCAGCATAACTTCAAGAGCCACAGATAACGCCGGCAATCAAGGAACAAGTTCGATCAGCGTAACTGTTGCAGCAGACAACAACAATCCACCGCCACCTGCTGCTACTGCCGACAAGTACTTCATGGCTACCATGCTGCAGTACGTGGACACCGACAAGCAGGTGAACATCTACAAGCCAAACATGATATCTTCTGACAAAGCAAGAATACATGTAGGCTTGAACAAGCAGGTGACAAACGCTCAGCTCAATGGTCTGCTGTCTCTTCCGGGAAGCCACGGCATGGAATTCTTCTCTCTTAAAGAGATCAAAGCAAATGCTCCTCATCTCAAGGCAAAGGGAATAGAGTTCATCGACTACGACCTTGAGCCGGGCTCCGGTCATAGCCCCAGCTCCGACTTGTCGGACCCCGTTGCTTCAATAAGGGCAGCATCAAAGGCGGCTCATGACAACGGATTGCTGTTCCAGTGCTCACCTAGCAAGAAAATAACAACCAACTATGGCGCGCAACTTGCACCGTACTGTGACCAATACCACATTCAGGCACAATCGCTGCAGGGAAGTCCTGCTCAGTACGAGTCATTCGTCAAGTCAACAGTAACAAAACTTAGGCAGAACAACCCAGATATCGTGATATCAGTCCAGCTATCTACGCAGCGAGAATCGGCAAATGGAATGAGTTTGCTTGAAACTTTCAAGCATGACTTTGCTCGTGTAGCGGATGACGTAGACGGAGTATCATTGTGGTTCTCTAACAACGACAGCTCGCTAAACGTAGTAGAGTCATTTGCTAAGTGGTTTGATGCAAACTACCATTAA
- a CDS encoding PQQ-dependent sugar dehydrogenase, whose translation MVRRIVNRTLLKEPVLDVEVANLRERGMLGIAIAKQNNATNQKTTKTFVFLYYIEAKQDGSDAKNGDPPLGNRLYRYELMDGNLKNGKLLLDIPAERSALHNGGKILIGPDSNVYLVVGDLAHRTRLQNYEKKFNPQRNKRSISPYTGWQTC comes from the coding sequence ATGGTGAGAAGGATTGTAAATAGAACCCTGCTCAAAGAGCCAGTTTTGGATGTAGAGGTAGCAAATCTCCGCGAAAGAGGAATGCTAGGAATTGCAATTGCAAAGCAGAATAATGCGACAAATCAGAAAACAACAAAAACTTTTGTTTTCCTTTACTATATAGAGGCCAAGCAGGACGGCAGCGACGCAAAAAACGGCGATCCTCCGCTTGGAAATAGATTGTATCGATACGAGCTTATGGACGGCAACTTAAAGAATGGTAAATTGTTGCTTGATATTCCGGCGGAACGCAGTGCACTGCACAATGGCGGGAAGATATTGATCGGGCCCGACAGTAATGTGTACCTTGTAGTCGGAGACCTTGCTCATCGGACCCGCTTGCAAAATTATGAAAAAAAGTTCAACCCTCAGCGAAACAAGCGCAGTATTTCGCCTTACACAGGATGGCAAACCTGCTGA
- a CDS encoding ATP-grasp domain-containing protein encodes MIANVLVTSAGGIVGQGIIKALKLSNKSAATSPVTYNIFGTDMNPLATGLYRCNTGMLVPPATSPDYIDFIIGVCKNNNISAIFVGSDGELLTLAAAREKIERESGAKVLSGPSDILSIARDKWKTYEFCKANNIPFADSALPPDSEQFVREFGFPVVVKPREGYGSVHFNIVHNRMQMEQVISEIEAAGWRPIIQRYLGHDIKHNLDGIDGANEFTTGITVDKTGKRVMSSISIKKILKAGQTHKALIDDFPGIRKPAEAVALKLNAAGPINVQAKLEGDTPVVFEINPRLSATCAMRAFAGVNEPDIIYRNFLRDEEIKVDSYQKLVCLRYLNEVYVPFSVYSRVLVDKEISNSERGSFIPDYF; translated from the coding sequence ATGATCGCCAATGTGCTGGTTACTTCAGCAGGAGGCATCGTAGGTCAGGGCATAATCAAAGCTTTAAAGTTATCAAATAAATCTGCTGCCACCAGTCCTGTAACATACAATATTTTCGGCACGGACATGAATCCATTGGCTACAGGACTGTACCGTTGCAATACCGGCATGTTGGTTCCTCCTGCCACCTCCCCGGATTACATTGACTTTATTATTGGCGTTTGCAAGAATAACAATATTTCTGCCATATTTGTCGGATCCGACGGCGAACTTTTGACGCTTGCAGCTGCAAGGGAAAAGATAGAAAGAGAATCAGGCGCTAAGGTACTGTCAGGCCCAAGTGACATTCTATCTATTGCACGTGATAAATGGAAAACATACGAATTTTGCAAGGCAAACAACATCCCTTTTGCAGACTCGGCTCTGCCCCCAGATAGCGAGCAATTCGTAAGGGAATTTGGTTTTCCTGTTGTCGTAAAGCCAAGGGAAGGATACGGCTCTGTCCACTTTAATATAGTGCACAATAGAATGCAGATGGAGCAGGTCATCTCAGAGATCGAAGCTGCAGGCTGGCGCCCCATAATTCAGAGATACTTGGGACATGATATCAAACATAATCTTGACGGAATAGATGGTGCCAATGAATTTACAACTGGCATCACAGTGGACAAAACTGGGAAAAGAGTAATGTCTTCCATATCCATAAAAAAGATACTAAAAGCTGGGCAGACGCACAAGGCACTTATTGACGATTTCCCGGGCATACGCAAACCTGCAGAAGCGGTTGCTTTGAAGTTGAATGCCGCCGGCCCGATAAATGTGCAGGCAAAGCTTGAAGGAGATACGCCAGTAGTATTTGAAATAAACCCGCGCTTGTCTGCAACATGTGCCATGCGTGCCTTTGCTGGGGTAAATGAGCCGGACATCATTTACCGAAACTTTCTGCGCGATGAAGAGATAAAGGTTGATAGCTACCAGAAGCTTGTCTGCCTGAGGTATCTGAATGAAGTTTATGTCCCCTTTTCCGTTTATTCGCGTGTGCTAGTGGATAAGGAGATATCAAATAGCGAGAGAGGCTCGTTCATACCTGATTACTTTTAG
- a CDS encoding glycosyltransferase, with amino-acid sequence MGSSARAVLSYFALRYYLAAIFFSFIFIGVIDSITTFEEWILHTAMQFLRNAVQLYATTIGDPVPFVLQPLQTESLLDRDGLHVETDTGTITFDLPIIAQMLFLVFFPTIAFTARIDMKMRLRLLAFGMICFLLFIAVQLVIIASSLYIEPLQSPFAFRITSIIVTILTGGLAIEVALFSTVTIPTPTKVKPFIKRRYFREYANLAIILVSSSVILYLLIYFLGLDAYSGEPMTLDYIYLGFWLNVPVVITFSYFIANLMYEIKRPVHAYKAPKNEKDTPWPSVSFLISAYNEERLIGRCIESIDRAAAKYAGKVDIVVVNDGSRDNTERIISESLRKLKFCSGVFYTIPNSGKGFALAYGLQRTSGEIIFRTDADSALDENALAPMLSHFKNPEVGSVSCWIMPLEGKGAWLKAQNVLCAYYFYTKRAQEMVDGIITQPGPASAYRRDILIKAGGWVDNIFGEDGEITNRVARLGYRGVFEGNALIYSELPETLVGFMQQRARWSVAFFHSRGRNLRLAREVGNSRWPVFLWNLMSHGISLGRGLLWPYMAVSILMGTVGLSTPELITYGVIITKLLGIQAIIYAVAIILYAYRLNKAGKTRYMLYFPLVRFLVIILNFIVKPQALEVLLSWSVRWKEYTTESFRDLRKVVHTSIDPLYPSGEQVAHSKKADDATAAAS; translated from the coding sequence ATGGGTAGTAGCGCAAGGGCCGTATTGTCGTACTTTGCATTGCGGTATTATCTTGCGGCAATATTTTTCTCGTTTATCTTTATTGGTGTCATTGACAGCATCACAACATTTGAAGAGTGGATTCTGCATACTGCTATGCAATTCTTGCGTAACGCTGTGCAATTGTACGCCACCACGATTGGAGATCCGGTTCCATTTGTTTTGCAGCCGCTGCAAACAGAATCCTTGCTTGATAGGGATGGCCTTCATGTTGAAACTGACACTGGGACGATCACGTTTGATCTGCCCATAATAGCGCAGATGCTATTTCTTGTGTTTTTCCCAACTATTGCATTTACTGCACGGATAGATATGAAAATGCGTTTGAGGTTGCTCGCATTTGGAATGATATGTTTCCTGCTCTTCATAGCCGTTCAGCTAGTCATAATCGCGTCATCGCTTTACATCGAGCCACTACAGTCGCCGTTCGCTTTTCGCATAACAAGCATAATTGTAACAATACTTACTGGAGGTCTTGCCATAGAGGTGGCGCTTTTCTCTACTGTTACCATACCCACTCCTACCAAAGTCAAGCCATTCATCAAGAGAAGATACTTCAGAGAATATGCAAACTTGGCGATAATACTTGTGTCCTCATCTGTCATACTTTACTTGCTTATCTACTTCCTTGGGCTAGACGCGTATTCTGGAGAACCTATGACGCTGGACTACATCTACCTCGGTTTCTGGCTAAATGTTCCGGTTGTCATAACTTTCAGCTACTTCATCGCGAACCTGATGTATGAAATAAAGAGGCCAGTTCACGCATACAAGGCACCAAAGAACGAGAAAGATACCCCCTGGCCTTCAGTTTCATTTCTCATATCTGCATATAATGAAGAAAGGCTGATTGGAAGATGCATAGAAAGCATTGATAGAGCTGCTGCAAAATACGCAGGCAAGGTCGACATCGTCGTTGTCAACGATGGTTCTAGGGATAACACAGAAAGGATAATTTCAGAATCTCTGCGAAAACTCAAATTCTGCAGCGGCGTGTTCTACACGATCCCCAATTCCGGCAAAGGATTTGCGCTGGCATACGGCCTGCAGAGGACATCCGGTGAAATTATTTTCAGGACAGATGCAGACTCGGCGCTAGACGAAAATGCTCTTGCTCCTATGTTATCCCATTTCAAGAACCCCGAAGTGGGATCGGTATCCTGCTGGATAATGCCGCTAGAAGGGAAGGGAGCATGGTTGAAGGCACAGAATGTTCTCTGTGCGTACTACTTTTACACAAAGAGGGCGCAAGAAATGGTGGATGGCATAATAACACAGCCCGGGCCTGCTTCGGCTTACAGGCGAGACATACTGATCAAGGCAGGAGGATGGGTAGACAATATTTTTGGAGAAGACGGCGAAATTACAAACAGGGTCGCTAGGCTAGGATACAGGGGCGTTTTTGAGGGCAACGCACTGATCTATTCAGAGCTTCCAGAAACGCTTGTCGGATTTATGCAACAGCGGGCAAGATGGAGCGTAGCCTTCTTCCATTCTCGCGGCAGAAACCTGAGGCTCGCTAGGGAGGTAGGAAATAGCCGCTGGCCTGTATTCCTTTGGAACCTGATGTCGCATGGCATCAGTCTGGGCCGGGGCTTGTTGTGGCCCTATATGGCTGTGTCAATCCTGATGGGAACTGTGGGCCTTTCTACCCCTGAATTGATAACATATGGAGTCATAATCACTAAACTCCTCGGAATTCAGGCGATAATTTACGCAGTGGCCATTATCCTGTATGCTTATAGATTAAATAAAGCTGGCAAAACCCGGTATATGTTGTACTTTCCACTTGTGCGATTCTTGGTCATAATACTCAACTTCATCGTAAAGCCACAGGCCTTGGAGGTCCTGCTTTCATGGTCAGTCCGATGGAAAGAGTATACAACCGAATCATTCAGAGACCTTAGAAAAGTCGTGCATACGAGTATTGATCCGTTATATCCTTCAGGCGAGCAGGTAGCTCATTCCAAGAAAGCTGACGATGCTACCGCCGCTGCCAGTTGA
- a CDS encoding YciE/YciF ferroxidase family protein has protein sequence MVSKEKRVGGSESEIHATGRAKEDDSATADAASIRPSEVFDSAKYNAMSDMAQGASLHAKNVESLIKTREAKTLESRQVDNESITAGRSNPDNMQTQITPMMVEERARTIRAANKEIQQMTSNTHSRNDKFVLYLNLMLSIENAAVERLHARIQQSPLAQIRQQLVHHLKETREQKERLISLITRLGGQPTGERAELPGYSPPKLLADALNASATAPEEQELKTLEADALIEHAEMIAYNTLIQMAVKMNIGEAMVPLRQSLQEEEEMVAWTRANLPSNFAQLWAKIA, from the coding sequence ATGGTCAGCAAGGAAAAAAGGGTAGGAGGCAGCGAGTCTGAAATTCATGCTACAGGCAGAGCCAAGGAAGATGATTCCGCAACAGCTGATGCTGCCAGCATACGTCCATCGGAAGTTTTTGATTCTGCAAAATATAATGCAATGAGTGACATGGCTCAGGGTGCAAGCCTGCATGCCAAAAATGTAGAATCCCTGATAAAGACAAGGGAAGCGAAGACATTGGAATCAAGGCAGGTTGATAATGAATCAATAACGGCTGGCAGGAGCAATCCTGACAATATGCAGACTCAAATAACACCGATGATGGTAGAAGAAAGAGCCCGAACTATTCGTGCGGCAAACAAGGAAATTCAGCAGATGACATCAAACACCCACTCTAGAAATGACAAATTCGTTCTGTATCTGAATCTTATGCTTTCAATAGAAAACGCGGCAGTAGAAAGACTGCACGCAAGGATCCAACAGTCTCCCTTGGCCCAAATTAGGCAGCAACTTGTCCATCATCTGAAAGAGACGAGGGAGCAGAAAGAACGGCTTATTTCGTTGATCACAAGATTGGGCGGTCAGCCTACAGGCGAGCGGGCAGAGTTGCCCGGCTACTCTCCTCCAAAATTACTAGCTGATGCGCTTAATGCCTCCGCTACGGCCCCAGAGGAACAGGAGCTAAAGACGCTAGAGGCAGATGCGCTGATAGAACATGCAGAGATGATAGCCTACAATACACTAATTCAGATGGCGGTAAAGATGAATATCGGCGAAGCAATGGTACCATTGAGGCAAAGTCTTCAAGAGGAAGAAGAAATGGTTGCATGGACGAGAGCTAATCTGCCATCTAACTTTGCACAGCTATGGGCGAAAATAGCTTAA
- a CDS encoding DUF892 family protein, protein MEHVEILSYRSLIQLCQRLGLSSAIPLLTQSRKEEESMAKWIETNAPMTFDQL, encoded by the coding sequence ATAGAGCATGTAGAGATCCTGTCCTATAGATCGCTCATCCAGTTATGTCAAAGATTGGGATTAAGTAGTGCGATCCCTCTTCTGACCCAAAGCCGGAAAGAAGAAGAGTCAATGGCAAAATGGATCGAAACTAACGCTCCTATGACATTTGACCAGCTGTGA